A genomic region of Daphnia carinata strain CSIRO-1 chromosome 5, CSIRO_AGI_Dcar_HiC_V3, whole genome shotgun sequence contains the following coding sequences:
- the LOC130696612 gene encoding monocarboxylate transporter 12-B-like, producing the protein MIAKTVLSFVGLLAYSMSQAFGRLLFVLVAMVFGISDTLPTISIVVERDASEWPTLSTGIALCYSGTGALVFGPFTYYLYDKFAITETYYYMTGFYLVSALFGWLYVLYTNLRRKKLPEDVALLSVATDETPNSNEIESHQNQGRAQEQPNNGRGNPGNQKQQNGSDPITIPNILGHFINSLRKILLLKSETFIALSFASFLQAFGLFVPMVYLSAHAINMKTSKVEAYFLISAIGISSTIGRIFNGRLCSNPNFKVLYWNNCGLAVTGVLILSCSISTSYWWLVVFSLLFGLASSCTVVSHPIVLAKELALKNATEGYGVIHTCYRAGAFVCFLLSGWLYKFCGHYWGFFTVVGCLVFLSAFLCWCLKKIKHWEGKKFLQNLRNNSPAGMVL; encoded by the exons ATGATAGCCAAAACTGTATTGAGTTTTGTGGGGCTACTGGCATATTCCATGTCACAGGCTTTCGGTCGCCTGTTGTTCGTGCTCGTAGCCATGGTTTTCGGAATTTCAGACACTCTTCCCACTATTTCAATCGTTGTTGAAAGGGATGCATCCGAATGGCCAACACTTTCCACTGGGATCGCTCTGTGCTATTCAGGAACAGGTGCTTTGGTCTTTGGCCCTTTTACCTACTATTTATACGATAAGTTCGCCATTACAGAAACGTATTATTATATG aCTGGCTTTTATTTGGTCTCCGCGCTATTTGGATGGCTATACGTACTATACACTAACCTACGTCGTAAGAAACTACCAGAAGATGTGGCATTGCTCTCAGTCGCAACAGACGAAACACCTAACTCGAATGAAATCGAAAGCCATCAAAACCAAGGAAGAGCTCAAGAACAACCTAATAACGGGAGAGGAAATCCTGGAAACCAGAAGCAGCAG AATGGCAGCGATCCAATCACAATACCAAACATTCTAGGACATTTCATAAACAGCTTGAGGAAGATCTTGCTATTGAAATCCGAGACTTTCATTGCACTTTCTTTCGCGAGTTTCTTGCAGGCGTTCGGTCTATTTGTGCCGATGGTGTATCTATCTG CTCATGCCATCAATATGAAAACATCAAAAGTGGAggcatattttttaatatctgCTATTGGAATATCAAGCACGATCGGCCGTATTTTTAACGGACGGCTTTGTAGCAACCCCAAT tttaaggTTCTTTATTGGAATAATTGCGGCTTAGCAGTAACAGGAGTATTGATACTTTCTTGTTCGATATCCACATCCTATTGGTGGCTTGTGGTATTTTCATTACTCTTCGGGCTGGCTTCAt CCTGCACAGTCGTTTCTCATCCCATTGTACTCGCGAAGGAACTAGCACTGAAAAATGCTACGGAAGGTTACGGCGTCATACACACGTGCTACAGAGCTGGTGCCTTCgtatgttttcttctttctg GTTGGCTTTACAAATTTTGCGGCCATTATTGGGGTTTCTTCACCGTTGTCGGTTGTCTCGTTTTCCTTTCTGCATTTCTTTGCtggtgtttaaaaaaaattaaacattgGGAGGGGAAGAAATTTCTGCAG
- the LOC130696617 gene encoding monocarboxylate transporter 13-like — translation MACAAPISSRDTDSKDVTPTTKDEDESNYEYIVVPPDGGYGWIVTAASLWCLLISDGILFSFGLILSDLKQVFHVPVAQVAWIFSIVNGSSLISGPVASALSNRFGFRTVVITGSLIGSVGLLSSSFAQSIDSLFFTLGVLFGVADGLVFTPIVVGVGFYFDKRRALATGIALCGSGAGTFVFAPVIYLLLETYTISGALLILSGIYLNCAVLGSLLVPLKPQRRRRLQEAVKLLVDEVVTQSVDTPQSFSEAKVIHQNELKAQERLDDRIGKLERQCTSHRVDQKSMKKRLGNVLKLFKFSLFRSQTFVVVCVSSFFQSIGWFVPSVYLTAHATKMGIPKIEASFLLSVIGMSNMIGRIFNGWLADQPWVNVLFMNNVGLSVAGVLIIMCPLFTSYELLVMFAAIFGLASSCTTVIRPILLGKLLGFENVSNGYSFMLMFYGVATLSGIPIAGLLHDIFGDYHVAFYLAGSSILLSAFICYPLGTINRWEKRMNSSS, via the exons ATGGCGTGTGCAGCGCCAATCAGTTCACGTGACACAGATTCCAAGGATGTAACCCCAACGACAAAGGATGAAGACGAATCTAACTACGAATACATCGTAGTTCCACCCGACGGAGGATATGGCTGGATCGTTACAGCTGCCAGTTTGTGGTGTTTACTCATTTCAGATGGAATCCTCTTCAGTTTCGGATTAATACTTTCGGATTTGAAACAAGTGTTTCACGTGCCCGTTGCTCAAGTGGCGTGGATCTTCTCCATCGTCAATGGCAGTTCATTAATCTCAG GTCCCGTTGCTTCTGCATTGAGCAATCGATTTGGCTTTCGTACTGTCGTCATAACCGGCAGCTTAATTGGGTCTGTTGGGCTATTGAGCTCTTCATTCGCTCAGTCTATCGATAGTCTGTTTTTCACGCTCGGTGTGCTTTTCGGAGTTGCAGACGGACTCGTGTTTACACCCATTGTCGTCGGAGTGGGCTTCTATTTCGACAAAAGGCGAGCTTTAGCTACTGGAATTGCTCTCTGTGGATCTGGAGCAggtacttttgtttttgctccaGTCATCTACTTGCTTCTGGAAACGTACACCATCAGTGGAGCACTCCTAATTCTG aGTGGAATTTATTTGAACTGCGCGGTACTTGGATCGTTACTTGTTCCATTAAAACCTCAACGGCGGAGGAGACTGCAGGAAGCTGTGAAACTGCTTGTTGATGAAGTTGTAACACAATCAGTAGACACCCCACAGTCCTTTAGTGAAGCTAAAGTTATTcatcaaaatgaattgaaagCTCAAGAACGACTTGATGACAGGATAGGTAAACTGGAACGACAG TGCACTAGTCATCGCGTTGATCAAAAATCAATGAAGAAACGATTAGGAAACGTGTTGAAACTGTTCAAATTTTCGCTGTTCCGATCGCAAACTTTTGTTGTCGTTTGTGTCTCTAGTTTCTTTCAGTCAATCGGATGGTTTGTACCGTCCGTGTATCTCACAG CTCACGCCACTAAAATGGGAATACCGAAAATAGAAGCCTCGTTTTTGTTATCCGTTATTGGAATGTCTAACATGATCGGTCGCATTTTTAACGGATGGCTTGCTGACCAACCTTGG gtaaatGTATTATTTATGAATAATGTTGGGTTGTCGGTGGCAGGCGTATTGATAATTATGTGCCCGTTATTCACCTCCTATGAGTTGCTTGTCATGTTTGCAGCCATTTTCGGGCTGGCTTCAT CCTGCACCACTGTCATTCGTCCAATTTTACTGGGAAAGCTACTCGGGTTTGAAAACGTCAGCAATGGTTACAGCTTCATGCTCATGTTTTACGGAGTGGCCACCCTCTCAGGAATTCCTATTGCTG GTTTGCTTCACGACATTTTCGGTGATTATCACGTTGCCTTCTATCTTGCCGGCTCTTCCATTCTTCTCTCTGCGTTCATTTGTTATCCACTGGGAACAATCAATCGCTGGGAAAAGAGGATGAATTCTAGTAGCTGA